The region ggcaataaattaaaaagcagACTAGCTCACAATAACAACAATCCCATTTCCAAAAAGTCTAGCAAGAAAAAGTTCCATCATGAAAATATCACTAAAATTTactcaagatatatatatctaaataaatcatttaaaaatgttacatataatattttcaacttaaaaataatctctataataatttattttcctcaataatttttagactttttttaaataaataaataaataaattacaaactAGCATAATTGATAACTAATAAACGCCGTAGTAACATCGGGACCCAAATTTCAGACGCCAAACTTTGACTTCGACATCTGAACTTCCCTCCCTTCCAAACTACTCCACCGTTTGGTCGGGATCCACTGTTTGGGAGCAAACAGCATTTGAACTCTAGAATCCATCGAAACCGTTCATTTATCTCATTTTATCAGATAAAATCCCGTAGATATGTGACACGTGTCTAAAAGTATTCACACTGTTCTCAATATAACAGCTTTACCCACCCCACCCCCAACTACTTCATCTCCATTCTCCAAACTCCCGccttttttaaacaaaaccctagttcCCAGATCTTCAATTTCGTCTCCCAATTCACTGATTTCCttcaaattagggttttttttatcGGAATTTGGGGCTGAGATGGTGGAGGTTTCGTCCTCCGGCGCTAGATCGCAGCTTCACCGTCTGTGGGTCGTCTCATCCCACAATGCCTTGTTGATATCGCTATGGATTGTTGGACTCGTGTCTGTGTTCTTGTGGCAGAGGAGATCGCCTGAAGGTTTTGGGTTTTTCCGCTGGACAGCTTCTCCAACGGTGGTGGAGTGGGCGGAGGTTGATCTGAGGGAGTTTGGTGCTGTGGGTGATGGTGTGACAGTGAATACGGTGGCGTTTGAGAACGCTGTGATGGAAATCGCTAGGAAAGGTGGTGGGAAACTTACGGTGCCGCGCGGGAAGTGGCTCACGGGGCCGTTCAATCTTACTAGCAATATGATCTTCTTCTTAGATGAGGGTGCGGAGATTCTCGCTATTGAGGTGAAGTTTTTGCATATAATTTCTTATGTGTTGAGGAAATTACAGACTGAGAACTTCTTTGATTGCTTTCATGTCAATAAATTGAGAATATCTGtctaattttaatgtttattttgaaattttattatggaATGCTCTTATGTGaggaaataattttaattttcatgggAGAACCTAGCTTTGAATCGGTGGTTTAGGAAGAACTCTGTCTAACTTTTGCCTTAAATTAGTGAAACCAATTAAGAGAAAAATTGTAGTTTGAAGTTCAAATTACTTCTAAATTAGTGCGCGACTAGATGATATCGGATAGATTTACTTAAAAGACTTTGAGTGATTagaatttaattacaaaaaaattgaaaaaaaaaataattatgggtCAGAAGAATGTGAGGGTGAGAATGAGTTTGAGATTGGAGGAGCAAGAGATCGAATAATTGTGATAGATACTTTAGTGGTTAAGACCATGGAGACACTAAAACATCTGAAGATCTATAAAGCTTTATTCTTAAGATATCACCCATGCTTTCTTTTACGGATGAATTTCTCCTTTTGGGTGTTGAAGCATGTTTCGTTATTGTTTGACTTTGTTATTTAATGGTTTTGTGTATCGTGCGCCATTTTGAACAataatttatcaatattttcttcaaaatttattttgtatggCAATTGAGGTATTGTAGTTAAGTACCTATTTATCAGGGGAATATTCTGATGCTGTGTTCTTAAATAGGATGAGACACACTGGCCATTGATGCCTCCCTTACCGTCTTATGGATATGGGAGGGAGCATAGAGGACCACGGTATGGTAGTTTGATTCATGGTCAGAATCTTAAGAATGTCATCATAACAGGTGGGTTTGTGATGTTTGTCTGCTATAACTCACACATTTCCTTCATCATTTGTTTAACGTTCTATACTCATTACACATAACAGCTATAAAAAGCAGCAAGATAGTAACTGGTATGATAGAATAAGTAAAAACTAATTACACGTGAAACACATAAAGAAGTAAATACATGGTTCTGTTATGGTTTTATCCTACCATCAGTTGGATTTCTAGAATTTCTGATGTATACTTTCTCAGAAGGCCTTATTTGTCTATCGCAAGGAATAGTTTATCCAGTGAGTTCATTACAGAATTACTGCTGCAGGAAACAATGGTACCATAAACGGACAGGGTAAATCATGGTGGGCGAGATATCGTCAGAAACTCCTTAATTACACAAGAGGACCACTCGTACAGCTTTTGTGGTCCAGAGATATTATCATTTCTAACATAACTCTTCGTGATTCTCCTTTCTGGACGCTTCATCCCTATGATTGCAAGAATGTGACCATCTCAAACATGACCATATTGGCTCCTGTTCTCGGAGCTCCTAATACTGATGGAATAGATCCTGGTAGGTCCAAGTTTTATTGCATTTTGTGTTGCTGTGTATGTGTATTTCCTTgtcattttataatatcaaacgATTTAGAGTTCTGGCGCCACATTGGTCATTTTTGTCAGCTGTGGTTGAGCATAATGATATGCTACTGAACTATTGATCCATATATGCTCCTATGAGCTTCTCACTCCTTAGTAACTGTGCTACATTCTCTCTTTCTGTAAAATCAGCTTACCCACAACTTCATAGTTCTTTTACTCAGTTTACATGACTTGTGACCTTCTTTGGCGCCTTTTCTAGAGAAGATCATAAATCATCCTGTGTTGCTTCATGTAGACTGTTTTTTGCACGCTATTGGATTGGACTATGAAGGTTacagttttctttgtttttcttctctgaTTGTATGTTCTGCATCATACAGATTCCTGTGAGGATATGGTGATAGAAAATTGTTTCATATGTGTCGGTGATGATGGAATAGCTATTAAAAGTGGTTGGGATCAATATGGAATTGCTTATGGACGGCCATCTACCAATATTGTTATCCGCAATGTTACTCTTCGGTCTGTGGTGAGGTAAGAACTTTCATTGCCATCAATATTGCTTGGATTTCATTTCAATGCCATGCCTTTTAGTACTTGCAGAACATTTCTTATCTGATCAGTGTTCATAAATCATAATCACATGCatgttttaatgatttttatccTGAATGTCAAATGTAATCCAATTGCCTGTTTGAGTTTCATCTCGCTATATCCCATTTGCCATCATCTAAGATTATTGCTTCATTGAATCTATCTTTTTACGAAGCTTTATCCTTCAGAAGGAGTCCCTTGATTCATGTTTTCTATCAGATTGAacaatttgtttgtttacaCTGTAAATGTTTCAACATTACAAATACATTCATATGATACAGTGCTGGAGTATCAATAGGAAGCGAAATGTCAGGTGGTGTATCAAACGTCACATTGGAAAACCTTCATGTTTGGGACTCACGGCGAGCAGTCAGGATTAAGACTGCCCCAGGAAGAGGCGGCTACGTCCGTGACATCTCCTGCCACAACATGTCCCTCACCAGAGTCCGCATTGGTATTGTCATAAAAACCGATTACAACGAGCACGCTGATACTGCCTTTGACCCAAAAGCTTTTCCTGTTATTGAGAACGTATCATTCATTGGTGTATATGGAGAGGATGTCAGAGTCCCAGTTAGACTCCATGGCAGCGACAAAATCCCAGTAAAAGGTATCAGCTTCCGTGACATGTCTGTTGGTGTTACCCGTAAAAGACAACACACTTTCCAGTGTTCATTTGTCGAAGGGCGGGTTATCGGCCCCATCTCTCCGCCTCCATGTGAAAACCTTGACATCTACGACGAACAAGAGAGGCTAGTGAAGCGATCAATCTCGCAGAACAGCACTGACATTGACTATGACTTATAATGGGCATCCAAGCATTCTTCTTTGGTGTTAATCTGTGAAGAGATTTGACTTGCAAGCAGGAATATATCATCTTGTTCCAATGATGTCTATATTTTTCTGCTTTTCTTCAGGCTTGTACATACACGAGCACATTCAAGTGTTTATATATCATTGGAGTTTTCCAGGAGCATGTCACGTTTGTTTTCCTCTGAAAAGCAAGCAAATGTCACTCTATTAGCATCAATGTCTCAGATTCAAACCAGAGAAATgtcaaattataaaatgtttattATGTTTGTGGAGAAACATCAAAAATTGCTCTTCCAGAGATTGGATTTTAGAAagtgttgatatatatatatatatatatatatatattttcctaatttttcttctaccaagtttgtttattatatgtatatgtatgtatgtacgtatgtatgtatgtaaatTATTCAAGAATTCTATAGTATGAACCCATTTATATAACTGATTGATGACATCCTTAAACTCAAGCAATTAATGATAAATTGATCTGAAAACTTAAGGAAACTTAATAAGATTTTATTGTGTTTGAACTTGAGGAATGTTTATTCAATATTGTGTCTCATTGATGAATTATACATCATTTGTAGTGTGGCAATTGGCGATTGGCAATTGGCATCCCTgccttcaaaaaaaaataagcaaatgtACAGTCCTTGAGAAACACATGTGAAttgaattaaacaaaatcaatgaaaataggaTGTCAAGTTGACCGTGTAAGGTCCTCCACAAAAGACACAATGTTCAGCATTTTCCGCTTGTAATTTAGTTTAGTACCATCAACCACATGAAATTTGAGTGCACTTGTAATCTAGTTCATTATTTGTCATCAACCTCAACAACTTTTCAGATCCATCCACTTGTGATATATTCcaaataatcataattttaatGCTGATAGTAactgttattattaatattattattatttaatatgctAATAATTTATTAGATACTTTgggaaaacaatgaaataaaaacagatttaattattttagtgtaAGATCCTAATTACCTGTTGATCAATTAATGACACATGATAGTCTGATGCATTAAGTTGAAaacatgctatatatatatatatatatatatatatatatatatgccggGTTTAACAACCTCACGCAttctttattattgattttttacatgaaaatcaaatattttaataaccTCCATTGTTACAGTTATCAAGAGTTACCATTTTAATTTCTATTGTATTGTGAAGGTGGTAAATGGAAACAatgattctaaaaaaatttcgCCCATAATTAGAGGGGAAATTTGCCTCTCCTATTCTCAAcacatttttatcatttaaagcATCCTATGCTTGAGACAACATGTCATGATTccagagaaaaaaatcaagaaaacttCTTCCAAAAGGCAACCCTCTTCATTCACATTTTactccttttcttttctgcaTTCTTTGAGTTTACTCATACTCAAAATAAGgttcttttacttttcataAAGTTTCAaactcatcaatatatatatatctccgttaaaaaaatcaattttaatttccAACATTGCAGAAAACAATGTACTCACATTTCAAAATGATTAAGCAATCTTCCTTTTGAGAGATTTAGGGGATGTTGTGATTAATattatcttaatatatatatatatatatatatatatatatatatatatatatatatatatatatatatatattttgaaaaaaaatggataaatcactactttattaaaaaaagaagggcatcaatatatatataattttaatcagAAATCTTATCatctaaatattatttatcactctattttaatgaaaacagtcatttcaaaataaaagctatttcagttttatattaaatcatgactaattaataaataccaaaCTCTTAGTCCacgtaaataataatattctcattcataacattgatttttctttcatttgttcTAAGAAATTATGCACACTaattacaatatataaatagatatataaatatataataaatatagataaatcagGAGTCACGAGTTAGGGACAGATACATGCATGAAATGTAACCACAtgtatttttcttcaattaagaTTTAGGCCTTAGTGCAGaaatacttttatatatgtgaggttgtttggatgtggattagtaaaagtatttttgaaaatatcaaattactaaaatagatATTTAATGACTTTTATACCGAATATCCGAGGCCAATAAATGAAATAGAcggtgataataaaaaaaaaaatattacatcaaataaacaaaattcaaaagtcCTTGGTTTGATTTCCCCAACACCAGGGCAGAGGACCAAATTAATGTTTTCAGACTAATGCAGTGGACGTGTAGTCATTTCAAATTGAAACGTGTCCAATTGCAAGAAAGGATTTCCACTACGTGACACAGCCAATGAACTGGGGGGCCATCTTCGCGTTTCCCACGTCAAACACCCTCATTTAATTAAGTCCCTGACCTCACTGTACCAACCGAGAAACGCGTTTCCCAATATAAAGATGGCCGAGCTGGACAGCAGATCTATGAACAAGTCAAGCCCGTTTCCCAATATGGATAACATCGTCCCCGAAACGCGAATCCCAAAGCGCAAACATTTTCCACGTTCTTGGTTCAAACACCTTTTTCCATGTCTAACTCCGCTGtccttttattcttttaattttttattttccctttttcttaaatttattcactttttcaaAACAGTACATCTaaaatatccatataattaatgttttttttaaatgcatgaaagtatttaaattcaaactagatttaaatttttttttaaaaaaagaataaagcttttttttcataaaaacccaaggaaacaataaaatagTTTATACAGTTGTCGGCCCATTCAAGTACACTTCAAAAagaagttaaataaaaaaaatcacgtgttttaatttttgacaGGATGGGACCCACCATTTTTCCCTTCTTTATTAACAAACACACacacgaaaagaaaaaaaaaatcaaaacagaaGAGTTAGCTTAGCGTGGTCCGGCGGTGAGATTACCGGAATGATGAACTCCGCGGGAGGAGATGCCTCGCCGGCGCCGGCTTCACCGGCCACGAAGAAACCGGAGAGGCCGCCGTCCACCTTCTCGGTGACCTGCAACCTTCTGAGCCAGTATCTCAAGGAGCGCAAGACCGCCGGTTTCGGAGATCTAGGCCTTGGGATCGGCGGCTCCGATCGAGGTTATCTTCTTTTCTAGggatttcttctttaattttctatGACGATTTGGGTGCAATTTGAAActttttagggttttcattttgattatttatatatatattttttcaaataatttttctattatttttattttccatgaGATCTGGACCGTTAATTTGAATGGAAAGTTTTGATTGCGGTCTAGATTTGCTCTTAtgctttaaaattaaataattatttatatatattattattattatttctttcagTTAGAACAACGCCGACGACGATGAGTTTGATGCCGGGGGTGAACATCTCGGGAAACGAGGATGGAGAGGGGGGAAACGAGGGTGGGAAGGGAAACGCGTTGAGAAACGTGGATCTGGAGTTGTTTCCCCAGCGAACCGGCTTTGCGTCTTCAGAAGAAGCCGCGGGAAAAACCGCCGGGTAAATTTTACGGCCactttttattccaaaaaaccccgtttttttctggtttttttttctaaaaaaaaatacaccgaATTCACCGTTTTTGCTGCCATGATTAGCTGAAAAAATTAGTTCCTCGTTTCATATTAatcttcatatt is a window of Dioscorea cayenensis subsp. rotundata cultivar TDr96_F1 chromosome 5, TDr96_F1_v2_PseudoChromosome.rev07_lg8_w22 25.fasta, whole genome shotgun sequence DNA encoding:
- the LOC120261837 gene encoding probable polygalacturonase, with amino-acid sequence MVEVSSSGARSQLHRLWVVSSHNALLISLWIVGLVSVFLWQRRSPEGFGFFRWTASPTVVEWAEVDLREFGAVGDGVTVNTVAFENAVMEIARKGGGKLTVPRGKWLTGPFNLTSNMIFFLDEGAEILAIEDETHWPLMPPLPSYGYGREHRGPRYGSLIHGQNLKNVIITGNNGTINGQGKSWWARYRQKLLNYTRGPLVQLLWSRDIIISNITLRDSPFWTLHPYDCKNVTISNMTILAPVLGAPNTDGIDPDSCEDMVIENCFICVGDDGIAIKSGWDQYGIAYGRPSTNIVIRNVTLRSVVSAGVSIGSEMSGGVSNVTLENLHVWDSRRAVRIKTAPGRGGYVRDISCHNMSLTRVRIGIVIKTDYNEHADTAFDPKAFPVIENVSFIGVYGEDVRVPVRLHGSDKIPVKGISFRDMSVGVTRKRQHTFQCSFVEGRVIGPISPPPCENLDIYDEQERLVKRSISQNSTDIDYDL